The following are encoded together in the Thermosipho japonicus genome:
- a CDS encoding OadG family protein, which produces MQMFIITFIGLVTVFIIFFILYFVFLLFGFFSKKASMKLPKKIHSQEVTNEKNILLESEESEEEIAAVMAAIYALMGSNIRIISVSKKNRKREWTFWKKTGWRGVKGWSESSRLE; this is translated from the coding sequence ATGCAAATGTTTATAATTACCTTCATAGGTCTTGTAACAGTATTTATAATATTTTTCATTCTATATTTTGTTTTCTTGCTTTTTGGATTTTTCTCAAAAAAAGCTTCTATGAAATTACCTAAAAAAATTCACTCTCAAGAAGTAACAAACGAAAAAAATATTCTACTTGAGAGTGAAGAAAGTGAAGAAGAAATCGCAGCTGTCATGGCTGCTATATACGCGTTAATGGGGAGTAATATAAGAATAATATCTGTATCAAAGAAAAACAGAAAAAGAGAATGGACCTTCTGGAAAAAAACTGGATGGAGAGGTGTAAAAGGATGGTCAGAAAGTTCAAGGTTAGAGTAA
- a CDS encoding acyl-CoA carboxylase subunit beta — MEELIKKLKELEEKIESGGGEKQIEKQHKAGKLTARERVALLFDEGTFEEIDKFVKHRNTNFGLDKKELPADGVIVGIGKINGRPVAAFSQDFTVMGGSLGEMHAKKIVKIMDLAMKLGIPIIGINDSGGARIQEGVDALYGYGEIFFRNTLASGVIPQITIIAGPCAGGAVYSPAITDFVIMVDKTAQMFITGPNVIKAVTGEEITKEDLGGAFIHNSKSGNAHFVAQSDEDAINIAKKLLSYIPQNNMEEPFVTSSTQDLDIDDSILNIVSPDSKKGYDVKNVIKKIVDNGEFLEVHEHFAKNIVVGFARINGYPVGIIANQPNVFAGVLDIDSSDKAARFIRFLDAFNIPIVTFVDTPGYLPGTKQEHGGIIRHGAKLLYAYSEATVPKITIILRKAFGGAYIAMGSKHLGADFVAAWPTAEVAVMGPEGAANIIFKRDIENSENPEETRKQKIEEYKNAFSNPYVAASRGYIDAVIDPRQTRRFIAQSLEYGKTKVEPRPKKKHGNIPL; from the coding sequence ATGGAAGAATTAATAAAAAAACTCAAAGAATTAGAAGAAAAAATTGAATCTGGTGGAGGAGAAAAACAAATTGAAAAGCAACATAAAGCAGGAAAATTAACTGCAAGAGAAAGGGTTGCTCTTTTATTTGACGAAGGCACTTTCGAAGAAATTGATAAATTTGTAAAACATAGGAACACTAATTTTGGACTTGATAAAAAAGAATTACCCGCAGATGGAGTAATTGTTGGAATTGGAAAAATTAATGGAAGACCTGTCGCAGCATTTTCGCAGGATTTCACAGTAATGGGCGGCTCTTTAGGAGAAATGCATGCAAAAAAAATCGTTAAAATAATGGATCTTGCAATGAAGTTAGGCATACCAATTATAGGAATTAACGATTCAGGTGGTGCAAGAATACAAGAAGGCGTTGATGCATTGTATGGTTATGGTGAAATATTCTTTAGAAATACCCTTGCTTCAGGTGTAATACCTCAAATCACGATTATAGCCGGTCCATGTGCGGGAGGCGCAGTCTATTCACCAGCAATTACTGATTTTGTAATAATGGTTGATAAAACTGCTCAAATGTTTATCACAGGTCCAAATGTAATTAAAGCAGTTACAGGTGAAGAAATAACTAAAGAAGATCTTGGAGGAGCTTTCATTCATAATTCAAAAAGTGGTAATGCACACTTTGTAGCACAAAGCGATGAAGATGCAATCAATATTGCAAAAAAATTACTTTCATATATTCCACAAAATAATATGGAAGAACCTTTTGTAACATCTTCTACACAAGATTTAGATATTGATGACTCAATACTCAATATTGTTTCACCAGATTCCAAAAAAGGATACGATGTTAAAAATGTAATTAAGAAAATTGTAGATAATGGCGAATTTTTAGAAGTTCACGAACATTTTGCAAAGAACATAGTAGTAGGTTTTGCAAGGATAAATGGTTATCCAGTAGGTATAATTGCAAATCAACCAAATGTATTTGCAGGTGTTCTTGATATTGATTCTTCAGACAAAGCTGCAAGATTTATTAGATTCTTAGATGCATTTAATATTCCTATTGTCACATTCGTAGACACTCCAGGATATCTTCCTGGCACAAAACAAGAACACGGTGGAATAATACGCCACGGAGCTAAATTACTTTATGCATATAGTGAAGCAACTGTTCCAAAAATAACAATAATATTAAGGAAGGCCTTTGGTGGAGCATATATAGCAATGGGAAGTAAACACCTTGGTGCAGACTTTGTTGCAGCTTGGCCAACAGCCGAAGTTGCAGTTATGGGACCTGAAGGTGCTGCAAATATTATTTTTAAACGCGACATTGAAAACTCAGAAAATCCTGAAGAAACCAGAAAACAAAAGATTGAAGAATATAAAAACGCATTTTCAAACCCATATGTAGCTGCTTCAAGAGGTTATATTGACGCAGTAATAGATCCAAGACAAACTAGAAGATTTATTGCTCAATCTCTAGAATACGGAAAAACAAAAGTTGAACCAAGGCCAAAGAAAAAGCATGGAAATATACCATTATGA
- a CDS encoding tetratricopeptide repeat protein — MKKVALIFLILLSSVFFSNSLEENFIKARNFHDVNLIKDVISNAKKEQNNVIYAEALMEYALWGNSENKEKLYTEALEVIKKEIKENPNNGKAYYVAGAIVGRLAQYKGIIQSLFMLNDFDNYIEKAIEILDDNFYKGLALIAMGMRYRDVPWPLRNYKKAEKYLLDALEILPNYPNIHLELGKLYEKMGKVEEAKKEYEIVINSNAYPLLNATHEEAKEEARQLLQNLK; from the coding sequence ATGAAAAAAGTTGCTCTTATTTTTTTGATTCTTTTATCTAGCGTATTTTTTTCAAATAGTCTTGAAGAAAATTTTATAAAAGCAAGGAATTTTCATGATGTTAACCTAATAAAAGACGTTATATCAAATGCAAAAAAAGAACAAAATAATGTCATTTACGCAGAAGCTTTAATGGAATATGCGCTATGGGGAAATTCTGAAAACAAAGAAAAATTATATACTGAAGCTCTTGAAGTTATTAAAAAAGAAATTAAAGAAAATCCAAATAACGGTAAAGCATATTATGTTGCAGGGGCTATAGTTGGAAGGTTGGCTCAGTATAAAGGAATCATTCAAAGTCTTTTTATGTTAAATGATTTTGACAACTACATCGAAAAAGCTATTGAAATTCTTGATGATAACTTTTATAAAGGACTTGCATTAATTGCAATGGGAATGCGCTATAGAGATGTTCCATGGCCTCTGAGAAACTATAAAAAAGCAGAAAAATACTTACTTGATGCCTTAGAAATTCTTCCAAATTATCCAAATATACATCTGGAACTTGGAAAGTTATATGAAAAAATGGGAAAAGTTGAAGAGGCAAAAAAAGAATATGAAATAGTTATAAATTCAAATGCTTATCCACTGTTAAATGCTACACATGAAGAAGCAAAAGAAGAAGCAAGGCAACTTTTGCAAAATTTAAAGTGA
- the meaB gene encoding methylmalonyl Co-A mutase-associated GTPase MeaB, with the protein MKELIEKLKQKDQKALAKLITYVENNEDTSFIEELPSSGSKIIGITGSPGAGKSSLVDAIITKLREAGKTVGIIAIDPSSPFTGGAFLGDRIRMKKHFLDDGVFIRSMGSGNSLGGLNESIFDVIKLMDTFGFDYILIETVGAGQSEIDVVFASDVVILVLSPGNGDEIQLLKAGIMEIGDIYVINKADLDGANSLKVQLEYTLSFSNVKKPIIETIATSGVGVDKLVESINDCFYNFSKNGELKKRLNRRIKKHAETIVLKKVKHIINSKETKSVSSLVTETIKSLCNMV; encoded by the coding sequence TTGAAAGAATTAATTGAAAAATTAAAACAAAAAGATCAAAAAGCATTGGCAAAACTTATAACGTATGTTGAAAACAATGAAGATACATCTTTCATAGAAGAATTGCCATCTTCGGGTTCAAAAATCATCGGAATTACTGGAAGCCCCGGTGCAGGAAAAAGCTCGCTTGTTGATGCTATTATTACAAAACTAAGAGAAGCGGGGAAAACTGTCGGTATTATCGCAATAGATCCATCTAGTCCTTTCACTGGTGGTGCCTTCTTAGGTGACAGAATAAGGATGAAAAAACATTTCCTGGATGATGGAGTTTTTATAAGAAGTATGGGAAGTGGTAATAGTCTTGGCGGGCTTAATGAAAGTATATTTGATGTAATAAAATTGATGGATACATTCGGTTTTGATTATATACTTATAGAAACGGTAGGGGCAGGACAAAGCGAAATTGACGTTGTATTTGCATCGGATGTGGTAATATTGGTTTTATCTCCAGGAAATGGTGATGAAATTCAACTATTAAAGGCTGGTATAATGGAAATCGGTGATATTTATGTTATAAATAAAGCAGATTTAGATGGTGCAAATTCTCTAAAAGTACAATTGGAATATACATTATCATTTTCCAATGTTAAAAAGCCTATCATAGAAACTATTGCAACTTCTGGAGTAGGAGTGGACAAATTAGTTGAGAGTATAAATGATTGTTTTTATAACTTTTCAAAAAACGGAGAATTAAAAAAACGCCTAAATAGAAGGATTAAAAAACATGCTGAAACAATAGTTCTAAAGAAGGTCAAACATATTATCAATAGCAAAGAAACCAAGAGTGTATCATCATTAGTAACGGAAACAATAAAAAGTTTGTGTAATATGGTATAA
- a CDS encoding biotin/lipoyl-containing protein has translation MVRKFKVRVNGKEYTVEVEELGGSQSIQSAPNPEPVVENETKLIQPQSTVEEKPAPKQEVATPSSGAKVVAPMSGIVLKVLVSVGQKINSGDKVVILEAMKMENEIISEFSGTVKNVLVKEGDNVDTGQVLIELE, from the coding sequence ATGGTCAGAAAGTTCAAGGTTAGAGTAAACGGAAAGGAATACACAGTAGAAGTTGAAGAATTAGGTGGCTCTCAATCGATTCAGAGCGCTCCAAATCCTGAGCCAGTTGTCGAAAATGAAACAAAACTAATACAACCTCAATCAACTGTTGAAGAAAAACCTGCTCCAAAACAAGAAGTAGCAACCCCATCTTCTGGAGCAAAAGTTGTTGCCCCAATGTCAGGAATAGTATTAAAAGTTTTGGTTTCAGTTGGTCAAAAAATTAATTCAGGCGACAAAGTGGTTATTTTGGAAGCTATGAAAATGGAAAATGAAATTATCTCTGAATTTTCCGGAACTGTTAAAAACGTATTGGTTAAAGAAGGAGACAACGTAGATACAGGTCAAGTATTAATTGAACTTGAATAG
- a CDS encoding Crp/Fnr family transcriptional regulator, with protein sequence MKTNEIKKGEKIFEEGQEAKSVYLIKSGEVVIKFGQLEEKMEKNDVIGIESLINENYTESAIAHTDVKLTELTPEEFKELYSGTDVEKKAIKSFTKRTMKLLGWL encoded by the coding sequence ATGAAAACAAATGAGATAAAAAAAGGAGAAAAAATATTTGAGGAAGGTCAAGAAGCAAAATCAGTTTATTTAATAAAGTCTGGCGAAGTAGTAATAAAATTTGGTCAATTAGAAGAAAAAATGGAAAAAAATGACGTTATTGGAATTGAGTCACTAATTAATGAAAATTATACAGAAAGCGCAATTGCTCATACAGATGTAAAATTAACCGAATTAACACCCGAAGAGTTTAAAGAATTATATAGTGGCACTGATGTTGAAAAAAAAGCTATTAAATCATTTACTAAAAGGACAATGAAGCTGCTTGGCTGGCTTTAA
- a CDS encoding cobalamin B12-binding domain-containing protein: MEKKIRVLIAKPGLDGHDRGAKVVSKALRDAGMEVIYTGLRQTPEQIVKAAIQEDVDVIGLSILSGAHMSICKKVLDLMEENGIENIPVFVGGIIPEDDARELKKMGIKEVFGPGTPLSKIVERIKGLFAEV, encoded by the coding sequence ATGGAAAAAAAGATAAGAGTACTAATTGCTAAACCAGGACTTGATGGTCATGATAGAGGAGCTAAAGTTGTATCAAAAGCATTGAGAGACGCTGGTATGGAAGTAATATATACAGGTCTTAGACAGACTCCAGAACAAATAGTCAAAGCTGCTATCCAAGAAGATGTTGATGTTATAGGACTTTCAATACTTTCTGGAGCACATATGAGTATTTGCAAAAAAGTATTAGACCTTATGGAAGAAAATGGTATAGAAAATATTCCCGTATTTGTCGGTGGAATAATTCCAGAAGATGATGCAAGAGAACTTAAGAAAATGGGAATAAAAGAAGTTTTTGGTCCTGGGACACCCCTTTCAAAAATTGTAGAAAGAATAAAAGGACTTTTTGCGGAGGTATAG
- the mce gene encoding methylmalonyl-CoA epimerase, whose protein sequence is MILKSNKIDHIGIAVKDAKERLKLYKDFLGLEVSGEEELPERGLKVYFVKIGETRFELLEPLNENSEISSFLEKKGEGIHHVAINVSGIDEAVELAKNLGFKPLSDEPKKGAGGTKVLFLHPKTTGGVLLELVEGNH, encoded by the coding sequence ATGATTTTGAAGTCAAATAAAATAGATCACATTGGCATAGCAGTAAAAGATGCCAAAGAAAGATTGAAACTTTACAAAGATTTTCTTGGGCTTGAAGTTAGTGGGGAAGAAGAACTACCAGAAAGAGGATTAAAAGTATACTTTGTAAAAATTGGCGAAACAAGATTCGAATTGCTTGAACCACTTAATGAAAATTCTGAAATTTCATCATTTTTAGAGAAAAAAGGTGAAGGAATTCACCATGTAGCTATTAATGTATCAGGCATTGATGAAGCTGTAGAACTTGCAAAAAATCTTGGTTTTAAACCACTTTCAGATGAACCAAAGAAAGGTGCTGGAGGAACTAAGGTACTGTTCTTACATCCAAAAACAACTGGCGGCGTGTTGTTAGAATTAGTAGAAGGAAATCACTAA
- a CDS encoding preprotein translocase subunit SecA, translated as MKLFDKNERVIKKYWKKVNKIKKINLESKKLTELINSMKTIKENITLENIDEYLPEVFAIVREVSKRVIGLRPFDVQLIGAMVLHEGKVAEMKTGEGKTLVATMPVVLNALLGKGVHLVTVNDYLAKRDAMWMGPIYLALGLRVGVINTQNKSYEVIWKNKELAKKALNENLSVWPQGFNGEFLEDEVKNKEALEAYQVELKEISRKEAYECDITYGTNTEFGFDYLRDNLVIDLEDRVQRGHFYAIVDEVDSILIDEARTPLIISGPSKTKASDYIRFNQIAKKLVKDKHFTIDEQKKSVILTDEGIEYIEKLLNIENLYDPEHVNKMYFLLNALKAHYLFKKDVDYIIHNGEIIIVDEFTGRLLPGRRYSGGLHQAIEAKEGVKIKEESVTYATITYQNYFRMYEKLSGMTGTAKTEEEEFKQIYGMEVVVIPTHKPMIRIDRDDLIYRTENEKFEAVVKEIKKRYEKGQPVLVGTTSIEKSERLSKMLSKEKIPHNVLNAKHHEKEAQIVALAGQKGSVTIATNMAGRGTDIKLGPGVKELGGLLIIGTERHESRRIDNQLRGRAGRQGDPGESIFFLSLEDDIIRIFGGEKLEKIMNLVKIEKGEPIYHPMLTKLIERVQKKVESINFGIRKNLLQMDTVLDTQRRAIYSYREYLLSGNIDEHFNDAIDDFIERRLEEFCEKGVCNVEEIKESLKILNISLDKLPDTRNELKEYLKNLLIEKFENKKEELGEDFPKIGKFIALRVIDENWRQYLEEVEHVKEAVSLRAYGQKDPILEFKKETFRMFDEMMAKIFEQTIIYTLNIRKITDEAEKESENELKKINTQHDEFTLVNRKERRVAEKKGKKKLKVKR; from the coding sequence GTGAAATTATTCGACAAAAATGAAAGGGTTATAAAAAAATATTGGAAAAAAGTAAACAAGATCAAAAAGATAAACCTTGAAAGTAAAAAATTAACTGAATTAATTAATTCCATGAAAACAATTAAAGAAAATATTACACTTGAAAATATTGACGAATATCTTCCAGAAGTTTTTGCAATAGTAAGAGAAGTATCCAAACGAGTAATTGGATTAAGACCATTTGATGTACAACTTATAGGTGCAATGGTTCTTCATGAGGGGAAAGTTGCAGAAATGAAAACAGGTGAAGGAAAAACTCTAGTTGCAACTATGCCGGTTGTATTAAATGCACTACTTGGAAAAGGTGTTCATCTTGTAACTGTAAATGATTATCTTGCAAAAAGAGACGCTATGTGGATGGGACCTATATATCTTGCTTTGGGACTTAGAGTCGGCGTTATAAACACACAAAACAAATCGTATGAGGTTATTTGGAAAAATAAAGAACTTGCAAAAAAGGCGTTAAATGAAAATTTGAGTGTTTGGCCTCAAGGTTTTAATGGAGAATTTCTTGAAGATGAGGTAAAAAATAAAGAAGCGCTAGAAGCTTATCAGGTTGAATTGAAGGAAATCAGCAGAAAAGAAGCATATGAGTGTGATATAACATACGGAACAAATACAGAGTTTGGATTTGATTACTTAAGAGATAATCTTGTAATTGACCTGGAGGATAGAGTTCAAAGAGGACATTTTTATGCGATAGTAGATGAAGTAGATAGTATCCTTATAGACGAGGCAAGAACTCCTTTGATAATAAGTGGTCCATCAAAAACAAAAGCTTCAGATTATATTCGCTTCAATCAAATTGCCAAAAAGCTTGTAAAAGACAAGCATTTTACTATAGACGAGCAGAAAAAATCTGTAATACTAACAGACGAAGGTATTGAATATATCGAAAAACTTTTAAATATAGAAAATCTCTATGACCCTGAACACGTTAATAAAATGTATTTCTTACTAAATGCTTTAAAAGCACATTACCTGTTTAAAAAAGATGTAGATTATATTATACATAACGGCGAGATTATAATAGTAGATGAATTCACAGGTAGACTTCTTCCAGGAAGAAGATACAGCGGAGGGCTTCACCAAGCTATTGAAGCAAAAGAAGGAGTTAAAATCAAAGAAGAGTCGGTTACTTATGCAACTATAACATACCAGAATTACTTTAGAATGTATGAAAAACTTTCTGGTATGACAGGAACTGCTAAAACAGAGGAAGAAGAATTTAAACAAATATACGGTATGGAAGTAGTTGTTATTCCAACTCACAAACCAATGATCAGAATAGATAGAGACGATTTAATTTACAGAACAGAAAACGAAAAATTTGAGGCAGTCGTAAAAGAAATTAAAAAACGCTATGAAAAAGGACAACCTGTTTTAGTGGGTACAACATCCATTGAAAAAAGTGAAAGATTGAGTAAAATGCTAAGCAAAGAAAAAATACCTCACAACGTCTTAAATGCAAAACATCATGAAAAGGAAGCTCAAATCGTTGCATTAGCTGGCCAAAAAGGTTCAGTTACAATTGCAACTAATATGGCCGGTAGGGGTACAGACATTAAATTAGGTCCCGGTGTAAAGGAGTTAGGCGGGTTACTTATAATCGGAACTGAAAGACATGAAAGTAGAAGAATAGATAACCAACTTAGAGGTAGAGCTGGAAGACAAGGTGACCCAGGTGAATCTATATTCTTCTTGTCCTTAGAAGATGATATTATAAGAATATTTGGTGGAGAAAAACTTGAAAAAATAATGAATCTAGTAAAAATTGAAAAAGGCGAGCCTATATACCATCCTATGCTTACAAAATTAATAGAAAGAGTTCAAAAAAAGGTTGAAAGTATAAATTTTGGAATAAGAAAAAATTTGCTTCAAATGGATACTGTTTTGGACACACAAAGACGAGCAATATATAGTTATAGAGAATATTTACTTTCAGGAAATATCGATGAACACTTTAACGATGCAATAGATGACTTTATTGAAAGAAGGCTTGAAGAATTTTGTGAAAAAGGCGTTTGTAATGTAGAAGAAATAAAAGAATCTTTAAAAATATTAAATATTAGTCTTGATAAACTACCTGATACTAGAAACGAACTAAAAGAATATCTAAAAAATCTTTTAATAGAAAAATTTGAAAATAAAAAGGAAGAATTGGGAGAAGATTTCCCAAAAATTGGAAAGTTCATAGCATTACGTGTAATAGACGAAAATTGGAGACAATATCTTGAAGAAGTTGAACATGTAAAAGAAGCAGTAAGCCTTAGAGCATATGGTCAAAAAGATCCAATCTTAGAATTTAAAAAGGAAACATTTAGAATGTTTGATGAGATGATGGCAAAAATATTTGAACAAACTATAATCTATACATTAAACATAAGAAAAATCACTGATGAAGCCGAAAAAGAGTCAGAAAACGAGCTGAAAAAAATAAATACCCAACACGATGAATTTACACTTGTAAACAGAAAAGAGAGAAGAGTTGCAGAAAAGAAAGGAAAAAAGAAATTAAAAGTCAAGAGGTGA
- a CDS encoding PhoH family protein: MLKKISIPKDVFVVEVFGQYDNRLRYLKKKFGLEISLRGNDIFIRGDDEKKIEIVESIIKEMINITRDGHLLDKHEFEYLVSEKEEETQEEALSNVVTKTIARGRVKPKTKGQKAYIDAVEKNDIVFVIGPAGTGKTYLASALAVDYLRSGKVSRIILTRPAVEAGEKLGFLPGDLSEKVDPYLRPLFDSLMDMLPLEKFISYREKNIIEIAPLAYMRGRTLNNAFIILDEAQNTTYEQMKMFLTRIGFNSKAIITGDITQIDIRENSGLVMAEKILKGIEGIGFVYLSEADVVRHPLVKKIIKAYEVYEKGVKE, translated from the coding sequence GTGTTAAAAAAGATATCTATACCAAAAGACGTATTTGTCGTTGAAGTGTTTGGACAATACGATAATAGACTGAGGTACTTGAAAAAGAAATTCGGACTTGAAATTAGTTTAAGAGGAAATGATATATTTATTCGAGGTGATGATGAAAAGAAAATTGAAATTGTAGAAAGTATAATAAAAGAAATGATTAATATTACCCGCGACGGTCATTTGTTAGATAAGCATGAATTTGAATACCTTGTTTCTGAAAAAGAAGAGGAAACTCAAGAAGAAGCTCTTTCCAACGTTGTTACAAAAACTATTGCTCGAGGTAGGGTAAAACCAAAAACAAAGGGACAAAAGGCCTATATTGATGCAGTAGAAAAAAATGATATAGTGTTTGTAATTGGACCTGCTGGAACTGGAAAAACGTACCTTGCCTCTGCACTTGCTGTAGATTATTTAAGAAGCGGGAAAGTAAGTAGAATAATATTAACCCGCCCTGCAGTTGAAGCAGGGGAAAAGCTTGGTTTTTTACCAGGTGATCTCTCTGAAAAAGTAGATCCATATTTAAGACCATTATTCGATTCACTAATGGATATGCTACCTCTCGAAAAATTCATATCCTATAGAGAAAAAAATATAATAGAAATCGCACCTCTTGCATACATGAGAGGTAGAACCTTAAATAATGCATTTATAATACTTGATGAAGCCCAGAATACAACTTATGAACAAATGAAAATGTTTCTTACAAGAATTGGATTTAATTCAAAGGCAATTATAACTGGAGATATAACACAAATTGATATTAGAGAAAATTCAGGGCTCGTAATGGCAGAAAAAATTCTTAAAGGAATTGAAGGTATTGGCTTTGTTTATCTTAGTGAAGCAGACGTTGTTAGACATCCTCTTGTAAAAAAAATAATAAAAGCTTACGAAGTCTATGAAAAAGGGGTAAAAGAGTGA